A genomic stretch from Fusarium musae strain F31 chromosome 9, whole genome shotgun sequence includes:
- a CDS encoding hypothetical protein (EggNog:ENOG41): MHLSSHTWMRPEPLEQTLQRLVRLGYTSIELAGEPDQFPIVSTRHLLQKYDIKCWGTVTVMHGKRTLLASDPQQRRDTIEYIKQVVNMSAELGGQITTVVPGTVGTILPSSTPENEWQWAVEGLREVAAFAQQKGIKIGLEPLNRFETYFLNRSNQALALADEVGYGVGIAFDPFHLALEERDLIAAIHACKSRIVDFHVGDNNRLAPGDGSFDWPKIMKALAQAGYDGGLAVEFMPAIDRTPVGGYGKAQLETGEVDVTPDQLQFIIDHGSGLLSETYYTELLRRSAETLAPYVEK, from the coding sequence ATGCACCTCTCTTCTCATACCTGGATGCGTCCCGAGCCTCTTGAGCAGACCCTCCAGAGGCTCGTCCGTCTCGGTTACACCAGTATTGAGCTCGCCGGCGAACCCGATCAATTCCCCATTGTTTCAAcccgccatcttcttcaaaaaTACGACATAAAATGCTGGGGAACCGTCACAGTCATGCACGGCAAACGAACCCTCCTCGCCTCTGACCCTCAACAACGACGAGATACCATCGAATACATCAAGCAAGTTGTCAATATGTCCGCTGAGCTCGGCGGCCAAATCACTACAGTTGTTCCTGGAACAGTTGGCACTATTTTACCTTCGTCTACACCAGAGAATGAGTGGCAGTGGGCTGTAGAAGGTCTTCGTGAAGTTGCTGCTTTTGCGCAGCAGAAGGGTATCAAGATTGGTCTTGAACCGTTGAACAGATTCGAGACGTACTTTCTAAATCGCTCAAACCAAGCTCTCGCCCTCGCGGATGAAGTTGGATACGGCGTCGGTATCGCCTTTGATCCATTCCACCTTGCACTCGAGGAAAGGGATCTTATCGCAGCTATCCACGCCTGCAAATCCCGCATCGTTGATTTTCATGTGGGCGATAATAACCGGCTTGCGCCAGGAGATGGATCTTTCGACTGGCCAAAAATCATGAAAGCGCTCGCTCAAGCTGGGTATGATGGTGGGTTGGCCGTTGAGTTTATGCCAGCTATTGATCGAACGCCTGTTGGGGGCTATGGCAAGGCTCAGTTGGAGACGGGAGAGGTGGATGTTACGCCTGACCAGCTGCAGTTCATTATCGATCATGGATCGGGATTGTTATCTGAGACTTATTACACTGAACTTTTGAGGCGATCTGCTGAGACCTTGGCACCATATGTTGAGAAATAG
- a CDS encoding hypothetical protein (EggNog:ENOG41), with product MRFQSPLTAVVSALWLLCPSVLAQEPADASGSLSLNTDKPLWTFEYETSTPNLANWVGLYYSAGGGPVDQKKGSSNSIKWKWAPHDKGDVQLDFGSLEPGNYTAFFLANGGYTWLAPPLQIIKGRELDGDVKFIVSDISLPNARVGDGYSHSIRGLVRGGGGTMKFSSEGSNVDWIKISADGVISGTPTSSADKAVFTVRATGRDSASSGVFTINVSGSGKAFLSQLKVMTLNMWNGGTMVTSYHDKQVNFLASSGADVVGIQEDQQGRHVSRLADALGWYHWSSGGDVGVLSKYPIVEDYGVISGPARSGGVKIALDGKNQQINFFVAHLGYTPYGPYDTCYDHLPVDKIIQREAQSGRTPQMKATLEGMKSQLDNADDIPVFFVGDFNAPSHLDYVDGLKEKNCGYTDIQWPTSVLPKEEGLIDSFRVAHPDPVKEQGITWSPIYIWNGGYGKPEPLDRIDFILHKGKGLKVTDSHTVVVGEPKPEPNHKENEWFSDHAAVLTTYEL from the coding sequence ATGAGATTCCAATCCCCTCTTACCGCAGTGGTTTCGGCCCTGTGGCTCCTCTGCCCATCAGTCCTAGCCCAAGAACCCGCGGATGCATCGGGTTCTTTATCCCTCAACACCGACAAGCCATTGTGGACATTTGAGTACGAGACTTCAACCCCCAACCTCGCCAACTGGGTCGGTCTCTACTACAGCGCCGGCGGCGGGCCAGTAGACCAGAAGAAGGGCTCGTCCAACTCCATCAAATGGAAGTGGGCGCCTCATGACAAGGGCGATGTGCAGCTTGACTTTGGGAGCCTTGAGCCTGGAAACTACACTGCTTTCTTCCTGGCGAATGGCGGTTATACGTGGCTTGCCCCACCGCTTCAGATCATCAAGGGTCGTGAGCTTGACGGTGATGTGAAGTTTATTGTTTCTGATATTTCTCTGCCCAATGCTcgtgttggtgatggttaCTCGCATAGCATCAGAGGTCTTGTCCGCGGTGGAGGCGGCACCATGAAATTCTCCAGCGAGGGCTCTAATGTTGACTGGATCAAGATCAGCGCTGATGGTGTTATCTCTGGAACGCCTACATCAAGCGCTGACAAAGCCGTTTTCACCGTTCGCGCCACCGGAAGGGATTCCGCCTCTTCCGGCGTCTTCACCATCAAtgtctctggctctggcaaGGCTTTTCTAAGTCAGCTCAAGGTCATGACTCTCAACATGTGGAACGGCGGTACTATGGTTACCAGCTACCACGACAAGCAGGTCAATTTTCTTGCCTCGTCCGGCGCAGACGTTGTTGGTATCCAGGAAGACCAGCAGGGCCGCCATGTTTCTCGTCTCGCCGATGCTCTGGGCTGGTATCACTGGTCCAGCGGCGGCGATGTCGGTGTTCTTAGCAAGTATCCCATTGTCGAGGACTACGGTGTCATCAGTGGTCCTGCTCGCTCCGGTGGTGTCAAGATTGCCCTTGATGGCAAGAACCAGCAGATCAACTTCTTCGTTGCTCATCTGGGTTATACTCCCTATGGACCTTACGACACATGCTATGATCATCTACCTGTCGATAAGATCATTCAGCGAGAAGCTCAGTCCGGTCGCACTCCTCAAATGAAGGCTACCCTTGAGGGAATGAAGAGCCAGCTTGACAATGCCGACGATATCCCTGTATTCTTCGTCGGCGACTTCAACGCCCCTTCTCATCTCGACTATGTCGATGgtctgaaggagaagaactgTGGATACACCGACATCCAATGGCCTACCTCCGTTCTCCCCAAAGAGGAGGGCCTCATCGACTCATTCCGCGTGGCTCATCCAGACCCCGTCAAGGAGCAGGGCATCACCTGGTCGCCCATCTACATCTGGAACGGTGGCTACGGAAAACCCGAGCCTCTTGACCGAATTGACTTTATTCTTCACAAGGGTAAGGGCCTCAAGGTCACTGACTCTCATACCGTGGTCGTTGGCGAGCCTAAGCCTGAGCCTAACCATAAGGAGAATGAGTGGTTCTCTGACCACGCGGCTGTCTTGACGACTTATGAGCTTTAG
- a CDS encoding hypothetical protein (EggNog:ENOG41), with protein sequence MASDTHMVTGGSGFIAIHLVNQLLQAGYNVHTTVRDLTNTRKVQPLRDLQEKHPGKLDLFEADLLKPGSFEPAIKDCSVVHHVASPFLMAEKIKDGQKDMVDPALQGTRNVLNSVNSTETVKRVVLTSTIGAIFGDYIDVKSMKDNILAESYFNESSSVTHNPYHYSKVVAEKEAWKIQKAQSRWDMVVICPGLVLGPSLTAGSDSGSLFLLDELFSGQLWFGVPDLSFCTVDVREVATAHIRAAETESAQGRYIICDKEMVRFVDISKHIRPQAKRRWVLPRHTLPNLLIRIVGPLFGLTQKWMRANLGVRFEVGNERGIKELGIVYRPLNETLDDHYKSWQAQKIPTSVR encoded by the exons ATGGCATCAGATACCCACATGGTCACCGGCGGCAGTGGCTTTATCGCCATCCATCTCGTCAATCAGCTCCTGCAAGCCGGATATAACGTGCACACTACTGTACGCGACTTGACCAACACGCGAAAAGTCCAGCCACTACGAGACTTGCAAGAGAAACACCCCGGGAAGCTTGACCTCTTTGAAGCAGATCTTCTCAAGCCGGGTTCATTTGAACCTGCTATAAAAGACTGCTCGGTGGTTCATCATGTTGCGTCTCCGTTTTTGATGGCCGAGAAGATCAAAGATGGACAGAAGGACATGGTGGATCCCGCGTTGCAAGGAACGCGTAATGTTTTGAACAGCGTGAACAGCACCGAAACTGTCAAACGGGTGGTTTTGACATCTACTA TCGGTGCTATTTTTGGAGACTACATTGATGTGAAGAGCATGAAGGACAACATCTTGGCTGAGAGCTACTTCAACGAATCAAGCTCCGTTACTCACAATCCATATCACTATTCCAAAGTCGTCGCCGAGAAAGAAGCCTGGAAAATCCAAAAGGCCCAATCACGCTGGGACATGGTAGTCATCTGCCCAGGCCTAGTTCTCGGCCCCTCCCTCACAGCAGGATCAGATTCCGGAAGTCTCTTCTTGCTTGACGAGCTATTCAGCGGACAGCTTTGGTTCGGCGTTCCCGATCTGAGTTTCTGCACCGTTGATGTGAGGGAGGTAGCTACGGCGCATATCAGGGCAGCAGAGACGGAGTCTGCGCAGGGGCGATACATCATCTGTGATAAAGAGATGGTGAGATTTGTGGATATCTCGAAGCATATACGGCCTCAAGCGAAGCGCCGCTGGGTTCTTCCGCGTCACACGCTGCCGAATTTATTGATTCGGATCGTTGGGCCTTTGTTTGGACTGACGCAGAAGTGGATGCGGGCGAATCTCGGGGTGAGGTTTGAGGTTGGCAATGAGCGTGGGATCAAGGAACTTGGGATCGTGTACCGGCCTCTGAACGAGACGTTGGATGATCACTACAAATCATGGCAGGCTCAAAAGATACCCACGTCAGTAAGGTGA
- a CDS encoding hypothetical protein (EggNog:ENOG41~CAZy:CE10~MEROPS:MER0043003), which translates to MAIPWNDDSVFESYNIIEETFKTVSSHDIKTAILIPKNLKPGRHPIIYHIHGGFLVMGSGLFAPFFPKWVDKLALQNSAIIVSPDYRLLPSANGLDDVLEDVEDGWQWTKNKLPGILREKAPGHSIDFSRVLLAGGSAGGYCSTQLALSHPGDFNSLAVVYPLLDTKDRLYLQGALPNEPTVLRMPLEEIPSMEDTLAWIEKMRKDPESRAGFERTPFAVAACQRGIFSSHMLDNKSLDKTGFHPLERVEAGAKLPKNMWIMHGDDDSTVPIRGSQKFVDMVAEKLPETVVRYDPVAGEDHGFEFDEKRWESFADEALAFVRDAWLA; encoded by the exons ATGGCTATTCCCTGGAACGACGACTCAGTCTTTGAGTCCTACAACATCATTGAAGAGAC ATTCAAGACTGTCTCATCTCATGATATCAAAACAGCCATTCTGATCCCCAAGAATCTCAAGCCAGGTCGCCACCCAATCATCTATCACATTCACGGCGGTTTTCTAGTCATGGGGAGTGGCTTGTTTGCCCCTTTCTTCCCAAAGTGGGTTGACAAGCTTGCGCTTCAAAACTCCGCCATCATCGTCTCCCCGGACTATAGACTCTTGCCTTCTGCGAATGGTCTGGATGACGTTCTGGAGGATGTCGAAGATGGCTGGCAGTGGACTAAGAACAAGTTACCGGGTATCTTGAGAGAGAAGGCCCCTGGTCACTCTATTGACTTTTCACGTGTCCTGCTTGCTGGCGGATCAGCGGG TGGATACTGCTCTACTCAGCTTGCGCTCTCTCATCCTGGCGACTTTAACTCTCTTGCTGTCGTATATCCTCTGCTAGACACCAAAGACAGACTGTACCTCCAAGGTGCACTCCCCAACGAACCTACAGTGTTGCGTATGCCGCTAGAAGAAATCCCATCCATGGAAGATACTCTAGCTTGGATCGAGAAGATGCGTAAAGATCCCGAATCAAGGGCTGGTTTCGAGAGGACTCCCTTCGCAGTCGCAGCTTGCCAGCGGGGTATTTTCTCATCTCACATGCTCGACAACAAGAGTCTCGACAAGACAGGCTTCCACCCTCTCGAGAGGGTTGAAGCTGGTGCGAAGTTGCCCAAGAATAT GTGGATCATGCATGGGGACGATGACTCGACGGTACCCATCCGCGGCTCTCAAAAGTTTGTTGATATGGTGGCTGAGAAACTACCAGAGACTGTTGTGCGGTACGATCCCGTTGCTGGCGAGGATCATGGCTTTGAATTTGACGAGAAGAGATGGGAGTCTTTCGCTGATGAGGCACTTGCCTTTGTGAGAGATGCTTGGTTAGCTTAG